TTTCGCTTGCTGCCGAAGGATGTACTATTACTTTATCATCCGGGTGCCCCCCTGCCCTGCTCCATTTACCGGCATACTTTACCGGCAACGGCGTTGATGCCCGCATAAAGTAATAGGCTTTGATAACTCCTTTTGCTATTTTCTGATGAACGTTACCAGCTATTTTAAATGGATAAGAGCTGCCTGCGCCGGCAACAATCAGCTGGTATTCGCCCGGTTTAGTAAAATCACTAAAATCGGCTATGTAAGTAGTTCTGCCTGCGAAAGACAGATTTACAGAAGGTTTTAAGCTCCCACTGAACACAGTGCGTTTATTGGGCGACTGGATTGTAAACAAACCGCCAGCGCCACTTAAAACGATTGCCTTTTTTATGGCGTTTGGATAAAACCCTATTTGGTTTAACCTTATTGGATTTGACGAGGTATCTTTAGTTTGGGCTGTGCCCGGCTTAACCATAAACAGTAATAAAAATATCCCTGTTAACCTGCCTGCCGAAATTTTGACGCTATTGAAAATTATACTCATTGTATTGCAACCTTTTGCGCGGTTTTGTTGGATAACAAACCGGAATTTAAATATAGGTGTACAATTTACAATAAGTATAATACTATTATTGCCAATTAGCCTGAAAATATAATACTAAAAAGACATGTTTATGATGTATAATGGGACGGGGCCGGTAAATAAAAAAGGCCCGCCGTTGTATGGCAAGCCTTGTGATAATATTGAACAGGGTTTACGCCTTTACAGCGAAAATATTTTATAAGCCAATGAAAGGCTAAAAATGCTAACGCGGGTGTGCGTATAACCCGGGCCATAGCTAATTTTATTCAAACCGCCTTCGTACCTTAAATCAACCGAAAAATCCTTAATATCCACACCAGCGCCAAGTTGAATACCGTAGTTAGCGTCTTTATAGTTTAATTTAGCAACTTCGGCAGCAGCACTACTATAACTTTGATCCCTGTTTACGGTAAAGGAAAAAACGGGGCCGCCATAAAAACGACCGCCTAAGCCCAGCGCGCCAATTTTTGTACCTACAAGCAAGGGCACATCCAAACTTGTGAACTTGGCCTTGTTTTCATTTCCGGCATCGTCCTTAACAGTCAGGTTTTTTGCTGTGGCATACATCTCTGGCTGAAAATTAAAGCCAAGTGCACCAAACCTTGCCCAAACACCTCCTAAATAACCTGCTTGCGAACTGTTATCATACTTTCCATTTGCCGGAAATGCCGAGAAGTTTAAACCAGCTTTAGCGCCAAACGAAAAGCTTGGCACTATTTGGGCAGATGCGATGCCCATGGATAACAGGCAGATACTAAGTGTTAGTAAGATTGTTTTTTTCATTTTCGTAGGGTTAGTTTTAGCCGATAAAATTATTAAAATTACCCAGAAGCAACAAAAGGTAATTTAAGGAGGCCACAAAATAGAAATCCGGTTTATATTACACAGCTATTGCAGTGGCATATAAACCGGACATTGGGATTTAAATTCTGCGATAAAAGTAAAACTTTTTTACAAATCCCAAAACTTTTCAGCTTTTTTTATAACGTTAACTTGCCCTGGTAATAATCTAATATTTTATTATAGATAAAACAATCGTAGCGGGCATTTATCATATTGATTTTTGACCTGTCCAGGTTGTTTTTAGCTAATACAAAATCGTACGAAGTTAGGACTCCATTATTAAAACGAATCTCGGCTATCCTGAATGATTCTGTATAAGCTTTAACCTGATCGGATAGCACGGTATACCTTTCATATGCCGACGTCATGTTCAGGTAAGCCTGTTCTACGTTTTGCTTTAAAACTATCTTGGAGTTACTTTCTACAAACTTCGCTTCTTCCAGGTTTATTTTAGCCAGTTTTACTTTGTTACGGTTTTGAAAATAATTGAGGATGGGGATTTGCAGGTTTAAACTAACCTGGGTGCTATAATTGTTTTTAAACTGATCGTAATAACCAATGCTATGATTGTTGTAGTTGGCCTGGGTAGAGTAAACAGCCTGTTTGGTACCGCCGGCACCATTTACAAAAGCCCCCGTATTTACAGTTGTAGAATCGATAAACGTTGAGCTTTGTGCTGCGCTGGAATAATTAGTAAAAATTCCGGCCCCTAAAGATAGCGTAGGCAGTAATGCGCCTTGCGCTACCTTAACACCTTTTTCGGCACTTTTACTTCTTAGTTCGGCAGCTTTAATGTAAGCCAGTTGCTGTAGTGCAGCATCATATACCTGGTCTGAACTGGCATCTGTTTTCGCAGAAACATCCTGTACAGTTAAGGGTTCCAGTTTAAGGTTCCTATTGTAAGGGATATTTAGCATTTGCATCAGGTTAAGCTTTGAAACTTCTAATGCGTTTTTGGCCGATACCACATTTAATTGATTATCGCCAAGGGTACCCTTTAAGTCGTACAAATCTGATGGTAGTTTATTGGCGCCCTCTTTTTCCAATATATCCAATCGCTCAACCTGCTTTTTTGATACCTCGAGCTGATTAGTTACCTGGCCAAGCAACTCTGCATTATCTAATACCAGAAGGTACGCGGTAATTACATTGATGGTTACCTGATCTTTAGCCTGCTGAAAATCCATTTTGCCTGCCTGATAAGAAAGCGAGGTTTGCTTGATGTTGTTTAAGTTTTGCATCCCGCTAAAAAGCGTAAGAGAACCGTTCAAACTATAATTACCATAAGTAAGTGATTGCGTAACATAGCTGTTTGTAAAAGGGTTAATGTTACGGCCATTATTTATACCATGGTTAACCGAACCATTGATAGCAGGCAGTAAATATTCCTTTGCCTGGTTATAACCAACCTGCAGGCGTTCCATTTGCAGTTCGCTTTTCTTTACGTCGAGATTGTTTTTTATGGCAATATCTACACACTGCCTGATTGAAAGAACAGAATCAGTTTGTGCCTGTACCTGTGTTGCCGACAGTGCTATCAAACCCAGAAATATAAATTTAAAATATCGCATTACTATATGATGATCAGAGTTGTTTTGATGATGCTATTTTACCGTCGAGCAGGTTGATGATGCGCGTACCGTATTCGGCATTTTTTTCGGAGTGGGTTACTTGTATAATGGTTACTTTATCTTCTTTGTTCAGCTTGCGGAAAAG
The genomic region above belongs to Mucilaginibacter sp. KACC 22773 and contains:
- a CDS encoding porin family protein translates to MKKTILLTLSICLLSMGIASAQIVPSFSFGAKAGLNFSAFPANGKYDNSSQAGYLGGVWARFGALGFNFQPEMYATAKNLTVKDDAGNENKAKFTSLDVPLLVGTKIGALGLGGRFYGGPVFSFTVNRDQSYSSAAAEVAKLNYKDANYGIQLGAGVDIKDFSVDLRYEGGLNKISYGPGYTHTRVSIFSLSLAYKIFSL
- a CDS encoding TolC family protein, with the translated sequence MRYFKFIFLGLIALSATQVQAQTDSVLSIRQCVDIAIKNNLDVKKSELQMERLQVGYNQAKEYLLPAINGSVNHGINNGRNINPFTNSYVTQSLTYGNYSLNGSLTLFSGMQNLNNIKQTSLSYQAGKMDFQQAKDQVTINVITAYLLVLDNAELLGQVTNQLEVSKKQVERLDILEKEGANKLPSDLYDLKGTLGDNQLNVVSAKNALEVSKLNLMQMLNIPYNRNLKLEPLTVQDVSAKTDASSDQVYDAALQQLAYIKAAELRSKSAEKGVKVAQGALLPTLSLGAGIFTNYSSAAQSSTFIDSTTVNTGAFVNGAGGTKQAVYSTQANYNNHSIGYYDQFKNNYSTQVSLNLQIPILNYFQNRNKVKLAKINLEEAKFVESNSKIVLKQNVEQAYLNMTSAYERYTVLSDQVKAYTESFRIAEIRFNNGVLTSYDFVLAKNNLDRSKINMINARYDCFIYNKILDYYQGKLTL